One part of the candidate division WOR-3 bacterium genome encodes these proteins:
- a CDS encoding nucleotidyltransferase family protein, with product MIERGVVLSAGYSKRLRPLSFFIPKPLIKIKGKPIIFHIFDNLKNLGVKKIYVNLYYKKDKIEKIIKNSEYKDIIFIFKEKELMGTGGGVKNFEKYIEGDFILHNCDIYYNIDLNELVDFHFKNSKIGTLLLTFMETKSEVILEGNLVRDIKIHKRKNKFLTYAGISIFKKEIFRFIPEGKSDLLDVFFKLIKYKELAGFKVKEGFIFDIGSFKTLFNLYLRNY from the coding sequence ATGATTGAAAGAGGGGTGGTTCTTTCAGCAGGTTATTCAAAAAGATTAAGACCTTTGAGTTTTTTTATTCCGAAACCACTTATAAAAATTAAAGGAAAACCCATTATTTTTCATATTTTTGATAATCTGAAAAATTTAGGTGTAAAAAAAATTTATGTTAACCTTTATTATAAAAAAGATAAAATAGAAAAAATTATTAAAAATTCAGAATATAAAGATATAATTTTTATTTTTAAGGAAAAGGAACTTATGGGAACTGGTGGTGGAGTAAAAAATTTTGAAAAATATATTGAAGGTGATTTTATATTACATAACTGTGATATTTATTATAATATTGATTTAAATGAACTTGTTGATTTCCACTTTAAAAATTCTAAAATTGGGACTTTACTTCTTACTTTTATGGAAACAAAAAGCGAAGTAATTTTAGAAGGAAATTTAGTAAGAGATATTAAAATTCATAAAAGAAAAAATAAATTTTTGACCTATGCGGGAATTTCAATTTTTAAAAAGGAAATTTTCAGATTTATACCTGAAGGTAAAAGTGATTTACTTGATGTTTTTTTTAAATTGATAAAATATAAGGAACTTGCGGGATTTAAAGTGAAAGAAGGTTTTATTTTTGACATAGGTAGTTTTAAAACTCTTTTTAATTTATATTTAAGGAATTATTAA
- a CDS encoding DUF1343 domain-containing protein, with amino-acid sequence MLDFEGFSEKYKKIKNKKIGILTNHSFCNRNLVNFLDFLLEKNFNIKVIFSPEHGFFGTFQMEEKVNGDSYKNIPVKSLYGDKVEPDKKDLDDIEILIIAIPDNGSRYYTYKWTALKLIEKFDKKIIIFDYPNPLNGISIEGPLIEKNYKSFVGLYPIPVRFGLTIGELILYIKGEFKMDKDIEIFKIKKWKRKLFFDEISFPFITMSPNMTDFETSLLYPGMCLLEGTNISEGRGTAKPFKIFGADFIDPFKLVKKLEKIDGVRFKPVYFRPMWNKYKEKICGGCEIYIENKRKLKPFKMGLLIIKSIMELYPEKFEFKNPPYEFEKEKKPFDILVGNSYVREMLQKGEEIEEIEKKWKKDLKEFDEKRRKYFLYD; translated from the coding sequence GTGTTAGATTTTGAAGGATTTTCTGAAAAATATAAAAAAATAAAAAATAAAAAAATTGGAATTTTAACCAATCACTCCTTCTGTAATAGAAACTTGGTAAATTTTTTAGATTTTCTCTTAGAGAAAAACTTTAATATAAAAGTTATCTTTTCACCAGAACACGGATTTTTTGGAACCTTTCAGATGGAGGAAAAAGTTAATGGTGATTCTTATAAGAATATACCTGTAAAAAGTCTTTACGGAGATAAGGTTGAACCAGATAAAAAGGATTTAGATGATATAGAAATTTTAATTATAGCAATTCCTGACAATGGTTCAAGGTATTATACATACAAATGGACAGCGTTGAAACTAATTGAAAAATTTGACAAAAAAATTATTATTTTTGATTACCCTAATCCTTTAAATGGAATATCTATTGAGGGACCTTTAATAGAAAAAAATTATAAATCTTTTGTTGGACTTTACCCTATACCTGTTAGATTCGGTTTAACAATAGGAGAACTTATTCTTTATATTAAAGGTGAATTTAAAATGGATAAAGATATTGAAATTTTTAAAATAAAAAAATGGAAAAGAAAGTTATTTTTTGATGAAATTTCTTTTCCCTTTATAACAATGTCACCAAATATGACAGATTTTGAAACTTCTCTTTTATATCCTGGAATGTGCCTTTTAGAAGGAACGAATATATCAGAGGGAAGAGGAACTGCAAAACCCTTTAAGATTTTTGGAGCAGATTTTATTGATCCTTTTAAATTGGTTAAAAAGTTAGAAAAAATAGATGGTGTTAGATTTAAACCAGTTTATTTCAGACCTATGTGGAATAAATATAAAGAAAAGATTTGTGGTGGATGTGAAATATACATAGAAAATAAAAGAAAACTAAAACCTTTTAAAATGGGACTTTTAATTATTAAAAGCATAATGGAACTTTACCCCGAAAAATTTGAGTTTAAAAACCCTCCTTATGAATTTGAAAAGGAAAAAAAACCCTTTGATATTCTTGTGGGGAATTCTTATGTAAGGGAAATGTTACAAAAAGGTGAAGAAATTGAAGAAATAGAAAAAAAATGGAAGAAAGATCTAAAGGAATTTGATGAAAAGAGGAGGAAATACTTTCTATATGATTGA
- a CDS encoding LptF/LptG family permease has translation MNKKIVKFVIIENLIFIILFTFSLIILYVVIDFFENIDKFLKGFSPYKILLYYFFQTPYLTVLLLPVASLLAPFFTIGRMARDFELIALKTGGINLKKFFLPLLFFGIILSLISFIINETIEPIFMRKAMSIKYREIEKRPAPWERIFETDFNFIEKKANLDRFFHFGIIDSRRKEGEDIYITEMEKSKTKRFIYAKRGEFKNEGWKLYDGILYEYSSDGERVLNFENFKEKLFSEMKVSPLQMLSLRKSLEEMNVFEIKKLLNTLKNAGLDYKKEEVEFFVHFSFPFSIFITLLLSISLAARTRQKGKAFVLTLATTLSFIYWGMLEISRAMGYAYILSPFLSAWLPNIIFLIPAIIFFLIIPL, from the coding sequence TTTGAAAACATTGATAAGTTTTTAAAAGGATTTTCACCCTATAAAATTCTTCTTTATTATTTTTTTCAGACACCTTACCTTACAGTTTTACTTTTACCTGTTGCATCCCTTCTTGCACCTTTTTTTACTATTGGAAGAATGGCAAGGGATTTTGAACTTATTGCATTAAAAACAGGAGGAATAAATTTAAAAAAATTTTTTCTTCCACTTTTATTTTTTGGAATTATTCTTTCCTTAATCTCCTTTATTATTAATGAAACAATAGAACCAATTTTTATGAGAAAGGCAATGAGTATAAAATACAGGGAAATAGAGAAAAGACCCGCTCCCTGGGAAAGAATTTTTGAAACAGATTTTAATTTTATAGAAAAAAAGGCGAATTTAGATAGATTCTTTCACTTTGGAATAATTGATTCAAGAAGAAAAGAAGGTGAAGATATTTATATCACTGAAATGGAAAAGAGTAAAACAAAAAGATTTATATATGCAAAAAGAGGAGAATTTAAAAATGAAGGTTGGAAACTCTATGACGGAATTTTATATGAATATAGTTCTGACGGTGAGAGAGTTTTAAATTTTGAAAACTTTAAGGAAAAACTTTTTTCTGAAATGAAAGTGTCTCCCTTACAAATGTTATCTTTAAGAAAATCCCTTGAAGAGATGAATGTTTTTGAAATAAAAAAATTATTGAATACTCTAAAAAATGCAGGGCTTGATTATAAAAAGGAAGAAGTTGAATTCTTTGTCCATTTTTCCTTCCCCTTTTCAATTTTTATAACACTTTTGCTCTCAATTTCTCTTGCTGCGAGAACAAGACAGAAAGGCAAAGCTTTTGTATTAACTCTTGCCACAACTTTATCCTTTATTTACTGGGGAATGCTTGAAATATCAAGGGCAATGGGGTATGCATATATTTTATCACCTTTTCTTTCAGCCTGGTTACCAAACATTATATTTTTAATTCCTGCAATAATATTCTTTTTAATAATACCTCTCTAA
- a CDS encoding phosphotransferase, producing the protein MIKKIKILSGGSDRIFLRIKELKNSVILKDSDEIQFLNYIKIGNFLNKKMLSAPKIYFYDLENKIAIIEDLGEKSIFKIYKKETFNLYKRIIDFLIELQFKAKEGFLNLSLKRKKIFDYESLRWETDYFKREFLINFLKFKEEELKEMDKDFDKLAKECNKMPKLFMHRDFQSTNIFLKQNKIRITDFQTAHIGPFTYDLSSLLEDPYVEINETVKEKLLFYYYDRIKDRFRKMSFDEFYHYYLLTSSQRLMQALAAYSFLSIKKNKKWFKKFIKPAMERLKKLGNRILKRNFMNLIIRISNL; encoded by the coding sequence ATTATTAAAAAAATAAAGATTTTAAGCGGTGGTTCTGACAGAATTTTTTTGAGAATAAAAGAATTAAAAAATTCTGTTATTTTAAAGGATAGTGATGAAATTCAGTTTTTAAATTATATAAAGATAGGAAATTTTTTAAATAAAAAAATGCTTTCAGCCCCAAAAATTTATTTTTATGATTTAGAAAATAAAATTGCTATTATTGAAGACCTTGGAGAAAAATCTATTTTTAAAATTTATAAAAAAGAAACTTTCAATTTATATAAAAGAATAATTGATTTTTTAATAGAACTTCAGTTTAAGGCAAAAGAAGGTTTTTTAAATTTATCCTTAAAAAGAAAAAAAATTTTTGATTATGAATCTTTAAGATGGGAGACAGATTATTTTAAAAGGGAATTCCTGATAAATTTTTTAAAATTCAAAGAAGAGGAATTAAAGGAAATGGATAAGGATTTTGATAAACTTGCAAAAGAATGTAATAAAATGCCGAAGCTTTTTATGCACAGGGATTTTCAATCAACAAATATTTTTTTAAAACAAAATAAAATAAGAATAACTGATTTTCAAACTGCTCATATAGGACCTTTCACCTATGACCTTTCATCCCTTCTTGAAGATCCCTATGTAGAAATTAATGAAACTGTTAAGGAAAAACTTTTGTTTTATTATTACGATAGAATAAAAGATAGATTTAGAAAAATGAGCTTTGATGAATTTTATCATTATTACTTACTCACCTCATCTCAAAGATTAATGCAAGCACTTGCAGCCTATTCTTTTTTATCCATTAAAAAAAATAAAAAATGGTTTAAAAAATTTATTAAGCCTGCTATGGAAAGGTTAAAAAAATTAGGAAACAGAATATTGAAAAGAAATTTTATGAATCTTATAATTAGAATTTCTAATTTATGA
- the lysA gene encoding diaminopimelate decarboxylase: MEEQIKRKLKLLPTPSYIYLKDGIIENISFLKNKFSSSNAEIFFAVKANTSLSILKIIKEMGLGAEVVSPGEIFISLKAEFSGDKILYNNIARKEEEVLFAIKRGIIYFNFESIDQALLLEKCAKKERKKIKVFVRINPGIFPDTHEHLSTGSPSSKFGMHFDEIKNNIKIIKNFKYAHLIGIHSHIGSQILNPEPFIEATKKVIETLIYLRENGFKITHVNLGGGFGVPYHPEDKKLDFDPIVECYKNLNKNYNVKIFLEPGRFIVANAGFILSRVISIKERKGTPLYIIDAGMTELIRPALYDAYHHIEPLFNFKGRKIKSRVAGPLCENTDEFGEYELPQLKLGDIVLIHNCGAYTRTMAMAYNGRFLAPEYLFDGKFKLIRKKGKFEDFIRNEKY, translated from the coding sequence ATGGAAGAACAAATTAAAAGAAAGCTCAAACTTTTGCCTACTCCATCCTATATATATTTAAAGGATGGAATAATAGAAAATATTTCCTTTTTAAAGAATAAATTTTCTTCTTCAAATGCTGAAATATTTTTTGCTGTTAAGGCTAATACATCTCTGTCAATTTTAAAAATTATAAAGGAAATGGGGTTAGGGGCAGAGGTTGTTTCTCCTGGTGAAATTTTTATTTCCTTAAAAGCAGAATTTTCGGGAGATAAAATTCTTTATAACAATATAGCAAGAAAAGAAGAGGAAGTTTTATTTGCAATAAAAAGAGGAATAATTTATTTTAATTTTGAATCGATAGATCAGGCTTTATTACTTGAAAAGTGTGCAAAAAAAGAAAGAAAAAAGATAAAAGTTTTTGTTAGAATAAACCCAGGTATATTTCCGGATACTCACGAACACCTTTCTACAGGCTCCCCTTCAAGTAAATTTGGAATGCATTTTGATGAGATTAAGAATAATATTAAGATAATAAAGAATTTTAAGTACGCTCACCTTATAGGCATCCATTCTCATATAGGTTCACAAATTTTAAATCCCGAGCCCTTTATTGAAGCAACAAAAAAAGTTATTGAAACTTTGATTTATTTAAGAGAAAATGGATTCAAAATCACCCATGTAAATCTTGGAGGAGGTTTTGGTGTTCCCTATCATCCTGAGGATAAAAAACTTGACTTTGATCCAATAGTGGAGTGTTATAAAAATCTTAATAAAAATTATAATGTTAAAATATTTTTAGAACCAGGAAGATTTATCGTAGCTAATGCTGGTTTTATTCTTTCAAGAGTTATATCAATAAAAGAAAGAAAAGGTACTCCTCTTTATATAATTGATGCAGGAATGACAGAACTTATAAGACCTGCTTTATATGATGCCTATCATCATATAGAACCCCTTTTTAATTTTAAAGGCAGAAAAATAAAATCAAGGGTAGCAGGACCTTTATGTGAGAATACAGATGAATTTGGAGAATATGAATTACCTCAATTAAAGTTAGGTGATATAGTTCTGATTCATAACTGTGGAGCCTATACAAGGACAATGGCAATGGCTTATAATGGAAGATTTTTAGCGCCTGAATATCTCTTTGATGGAAAATTTAAATTAATAAGGAAAAAAGGTAAATTTGAAGATTTTATAAGAAATGAGAAATATTAA
- a CDS encoding ACT domain-containing protein — protein sequence MRNIKVIKIGGSILEKPEDYLRMAENIINSYKKSKIILVTSAMKGKTDSLYETFKRAIPSPDFWNMERFLPLGEIESSILFESAFNFLNIRAKTILPWMREWPIYISIETKTSPEDKRNFDILNLSNIKVRKHFLPLFEKYRVLIIPGFVAKDGKGRILTLGRGGSDISGVLIAELLNLKEVIFLKDTGGILSGNPSILKRTKRIKKIFSEELGILSSSGAKVLNPLALKYTENIEKMKVVSPEFKKGTKVLFREKIKISMEDENFSVLTFVGNRLPETPGILYEISKKLYEENISIYSITISDNLISIYLLEEDSERGYLLLSTLLKKIKNLKMLNIKKGIKKILIRSLKFINEPGVIKKIVTPISKEGINIWEILTLHTDIMTFIEKKDAYKTFEILKRLFERSEK from the coding sequence ATGAGAAATATTAAGGTAATTAAAATAGGTGGTTCTATATTAGAAAAACCGGAAGATTATTTAAGAATGGCAGAGAATATTATAAATAGTTATAAAAAATCAAAGATAATACTTGTTACCTCAGCAATGAAAGGGAAAACCGATTCTCTCTATGAAACCTTTAAAAGAGCAATCCCCTCACCTGATTTCTGGAATATGGAAAGATTTTTACCCTTAGGGGAGATAGAATCTTCAATTTTATTTGAATCTGCCTTTAATTTTTTAAATATAAGGGCAAAGACAATTCTTCCGTGGATGAGGGAATGGCCAATTTACATTTCAATTGAAACTAAAACTTCGCCTGAGGATAAGAGAAACTTTGATATCCTGAATTTAAGTAATATCAAAGTAAGGAAACATTTTTTACCTCTTTTTGAAAAATACAGGGTTTTAATTATTCCTGGTTTTGTAGCAAAAGATGGAAAAGGTAGAATTTTAACACTTGGAAGGGGAGGAAGTGATATATCAGGTGTTTTAATAGCAGAACTTTTAAATTTGAAGGAAGTTATATTTTTAAAGGATACAGGCGGTATATTAAGTGGAAATCCTTCAATTTTGAAAAGAACAAAAAGAATAAAAAAAATTTTTTCTGAGGAACTCGGTATTTTAAGTTCTTCAGGAGCAAAAGTTTTAAATCCCCTTGCCCTCAAATATACTGAAAATATAGAAAAAATGAAGGTTGTATCCCCTGAATTTAAAAAGGGAACAAAAGTTCTTTTCAGGGAAAAGATCAAAATATCTATGGAGGATGAAAATTTCTCAGTGCTCACTTTTGTAGGAAATAGATTACCAGAAACACCAGGTATCCTTTATGAGATTTCAAAAAAACTTTATGAAGAGAATATCTCCATATACTCAATAACTATATCAGATAATTTAATTTCCATATATCTTCTTGAAGAGGATTCTGAAAGGGGTTATCTTCTTCTTTCTACACTTCTCAAAAAGATCAAAAATTTAAAAATGCTTAATATTAAAAAGGGGATTAAAAAAATTCTAATAAGAAGTTTAAAATTTATAAATGAGCCAGGTGTAATAAAAAAAATTGTTACACCAATTTCAAAAGAGGGAATAAATATATGGGAAATATTAACACTCCATACTGACATAATGACTTTTATTGAGAAAAAAGATGCTTATAAAACTTTTGAAATTTTAAAAAGATTATTTGAAAGGAGTGAAAAATGA